A genomic stretch from Arachis stenosperma cultivar V10309 chromosome 3, arast.V10309.gnm1.PFL2, whole genome shotgun sequence includes:
- the LOC130969894 gene encoding F-box/LRR-repeat protein At4g14103-like, with amino-acid sequence MQRKKQKEGAVEEGGDQDYLTALPAPILCNILSFLTTREAAKTSVLSSTWRNVWKTPNNLVLDAHNFLNPQQDAVTDISHHSSATLRFKLKCDRTWAFLNRVNLYLLGLSQFDPNFRSKIERLSVYFTFRRGGHGCHDLAQWIGFALDRKVDEIDLCFSESHELSAPSYGALLLFPCEVLLNKEFAFVNSCLKHVRLAHCALVPHPAFNPGFATITTLDLEEVDLVGGEQVQVLLASCHSLEWLRLSECHNMGYLKIEYPSCQKLRHLSVNLCHKLKALVLRSSSLESMEYTGTWYMIETMFDTPNLKSFSCRMVLGSDQGGEMSQYSRLAIDLPQLQTLFLECYCRTYVPVNTMANSIVPTFPNLRHLIITKEAVHQQNFCWIEIVLKGCPILTRLDLNIWTHMKFDVEFRATSWLQACPHSNLKEVTITGIRGHQSEIEIAVYLLQNARQLQKMIIDPRRRVYLGNGKWSSSQVCQTWNNGGRHRLHHLLYQQAQHLSSPVKFFFCCQP; translated from the exons atgcaaAGGAAGAAACAGAAGGAGGGAGCGGTAGAAGAAGGTGGTGATCAAGATTACCTTACTGCCCTTCCCGCTCCCATTTTGTGCAACATTCTATCTTTTCTTACCACTAGAGAAGCCGCTAAGACCAGTGTCTTGTCTTCCACGTGGCGAAATGTCTGGAAAACCCCAAACAATCTCGTTCTAGATGCCCATAACTTTCTAAACCCACAACAAGATGCAGTCACAGACATTTCTCATCACTCAAGTGCAACATTAAGGTTCAAACTCAAGTGCGACAGGACTTGGGCTTTTTTGAACAGGGTTAACCTTTACCTGTTAGGCTTGAGTCAATTTGACCCTAATTTCCGTTCCAAAATTGAAAGATTGAGCGTTTACTTCACTTTCCGCCGAGGTGGACACGGTTGCCACGATCTCGCTCAATGGATTGGATTTGCCTTGGATAGAAAGGTTGATGAGATTGACCTCTGTTTCTCCGAAAGCCATGAGCTAAGCGCTCCATCGTATGGAGCGCTTTTGCTCTTTCCTTGCGAGGTTCTTCTCAACAAAGAATTTGCTTTTGTAAACTCGTGTTTAAAGCACGTGCGCCTAGCGCATTGCGCGCTGGTGCCTCACCCGGCCTTTAACCCGGGGTTCGCCACCATCACTACTCTCGACCTCGAGGAGGTCGATTTGGTGGGTGGCGAACAGGTGCAGGTTTTGCTGGCCAGCTGTCACAGCCTTGAATGGTTAAGGCTCTCGGAATGTCACAACATGGGGTACTTGAAAATAGAGTACCCTTCATGCCAAAAATTGAGGCACCTGAGTGTGAATCTTTGTCACAAGCTAAAGGCACTTGTGCTTAGAAGCTCCAGTTTGGAGAGCATGGAGTATACCGGAACCTGGTATATGATTGAGACCATGTTTGATACTCCAAACCTTAAATCTTTCTCGTGTCGTATGGTTTTGGGTAGTGATCAAGGCGGAGAGATGTCTCAATATTCCAGGCTTGCCATTGACCTTCCTCAGCTTCAAACTTTGTTCCTCGAGTGTTACTGCAGG ACTTATGTGCCAGTTAATACAATGGCAAACAGCATTGTTCCCACATTTCCAAATCTTAGACACTTGATAATCACAAAAGAAGCCGTACATCAACAGAATTTTTGCTGGATAGAGATTGTGCTCAAAGGTTGCCCAATCCTCACAAGATTAGACCTCAAT ATATGGACCCATATGAAATTTGATGTGGAGTTCAGGGCAACAAGTTGGCTGCAAGCTTGTCCACACAGTAATCTGAAGGAGGTTACAATAACTGGAATTCGAGGTCACCAAAGTGAGATTGAGATTGCGGTTTATCTGCTTCAAAATGCAAGACAGCTCCAGAAGATGATAATAGACCCACGTAGAAGAGTTTACTTGGGAAACGGTAAATGGAGTAGTTCACAAGTTTGTCAAACTTGGAACAATGGTGGCAGGCACAGGCTTCATCATCTTCTATACCAACAAGCCCAACATCTTTCATCACCTGTcaaatttttcttctgctgtcaGCCATAG
- the LOC130970192 gene encoding protein IQ-DOMAIN 28-like: MMGRQSARKWIRNLILGKKSSSKSNSSKPQVVLKPSSNKDMVMVVVSSEASMSPHPAPPSSSAKAITKGMVPENEVVNGSSNEKLFVIASEDEQANAEAQDAVANIGSEDHAEKINLTEAAIIAQAALRGYQARRKFEILKGMIPLQALIRGKLARREAVSALYCVKGIVKVQALARGYKVRHSPIGLQVHKTLKDAKCSNSIERVTSTKAEKISDSVFVHKLLASLPAAVLSRQLRYEWLERWTRSRFWAPLQELKKIDEKNVLGQTVEAGEGKAKRNARKGEAVRVDKKKESSMALHSSVKENEKRKQHMTRIEDTNHSFQRRASLPANYLKNDKNKNESSQNTTTTTTTPRVPSYMAPTESAKAKLNSPRFGSDLVLDRNGISRRLSLSFSLNGKLGMAKVDNRSLSSSRDWTVSDKLIQPQWRR, encoded by the exons ATGATGGGAAGACAAAGTGCTAGAAAGTGGATTAGAAACTTAATTCTGGGCAAGAAATCATCATCGAAGTCTAATTCATCAAAACCCcaagttgttctt AAACCTTCAAGTAACAAGGATatggtgatggtggtggtgtcTTCTGAGGCATCAATGTCTCCTCATCCAGCCCCTCCAAGTTCTTCAGCTAAAGCCATAACAAAAGGAATGGTACCAGAAAATGAGGTAGTTAATGGATCATCAAATGAAAAGCTTTTTGTTATTGCAAGTGAAGATGAACAGGCCAATGCAGAAGCACAAGATGCTGTTGCTAATATTGGATCTGAGGATCATGCTGAGAAAATCAACCTTACAGAGGCAGCTATAATAGCTCAAGCAGCTCTTAGAGGCTATCAG GCACGCAGAAAGTTTGAGATACTGAAAGGGATGATACCCCTTCAAGCTCTTATTCGTGGCAAGTTGGCTCGAAGAGAAGCTGTTTCTGCTCTATACTGTGTTAAGGGAATAGTTAAAGTTCAAGCACTCGCTCGTGGTTATAAAGTTAGGCACTCTCCTATTGGTCTTCAAGTGCACAAAACTCTTAAG GATGCTAAATGCTCAAATTCTATTGAGAGAGTTACATCAACAAAGGCAGAGAAGATTTCAGATAGTGTCTTTGTTCACAAG CTTCTGGCATCGTTGCCGGCGGCTGTGCTTTCCAGACAACTCAGATATGAATGGCTTGAACGTTGGACGAGATCACGATTTTGGGCACCTCTTCAAGAATTGAAGAAAATTGATGAGAAAAATGTTTTAGGCCAAACAGTAGAAGCTGGTGAGGGAAAAGCCAAAAGAAATGCAAGGAAAGGAGAAGCTGTGAGGGTTGACAAGAAAAAGGAATCAAGCATGGCATTGCACTCATCAGTTAAGgaaaatgagaaaagaaaacaaCACATGACAAGAATTGAGGATACTAATCATAGTTTCCAGAGAAGAGCTTCACTTCCTGCTAATTATTTGAAGAATGATAAGAATAAGAATGAGTCATCACAAAacactactactactactactactccAAGAGTTCCAAGCTATATGGCTCCTACTGAGTCTGCAAAAGCTAAGCTAAACTCTCCAAGATTTGGTAGTGATTTGGTATTAGACAGAAATGGTATAAGCAGGAGGCTGTCACTTTCATTTTCACTTAATGGCAAGTTAGGAATGGCAAAGGTAGATAACAGATCCCTCTCATCTTCAAGGGATTGGACAG TTTCAGATAAGTTGATCCAACCTCAGTGGAGAAGGTGA
- the LOC130969688 gene encoding probable LRR receptor-like serine/threonine-protein kinase At1g14390: protein MKRSLVLFCNLFPATILLVLLTITTSTSAQLVSSENRILFQVQKLLEYPQALQGWNNWTNFCYLPPSPSLTIVCTNGHVTELTIIGNNTSSHQILSSRFSIDSLFTVMTKFSNLKALSLVSLGLWGPLPSKINRFWSLEVLNISSNFIYGEIPPSISTLKSLKSLVLADNLFNGTVPDFRKLTFLQELNLSGNKLGPYFPSLLGQNLVSLILRNNSLRSQIPLQLIKFDKLQTLDISSNEIFGKIPSFLFSLRSLQYLNLAANQLSGNLSAKTACGSALTFVDISHNLLVGKLPSCIGSMISKGKLLYSGNCFSTRRLNDQQHPYSFCKKEVALAVKPPEKTKKENESRVKLSLLLGIIGGAVGIAAILVLLTVFIVRKSNQERSYRHRDRSVADKFYAGASPRPNTDTRRVPQTMRLSAVGMPPYCNFTSEEIEDATNNFDSTNLIGEGTQGQLYRGWLRDGAVALVNCVKIKQKGLPHTINQNLEVLPNLRHRHLMSVLGHCVITHQENPQPTSTVFIVFEHISNVSLRDQLTDWRKRDMLKWPQRMAISIGIARGVQFLHTGVAPGIFGNNLKIENILLDDSLNAKVSRYSIPLPSKNTDQNAPNQIGSTNNAEKEDIYQLGVILLEIITGKQIKSSSEIEELKDELEKGSSEAQSVLRSAVDPCLRGTYAYESMRTAVQITINCLSKAASKRPSIEDVLWNLQYSMQVQESWTSSGNLSTKF from the exons ATGAAGAGATCATTGGTTTTGTTCTGTAACTTGTTTCCTGCAACAATCCTTCTTGTTCTGCTTACTATAACAACAAGTACTTCTGCACAGCTTGTAAGCAGTGAGAACAGAATCCTCTTCCAAGTTCAGAAGCTTCTAGAATATCCACAAGCCCTTCAAGGTTGGAATAACTGGACCAACTTCTGCTACCTCCCTCCATCACCTTCCCTCACCATAGTCTGCACAAATGGCCATGTCACAGAACTCACCATCATTGGAAACAACACTAGTTCTCATCAAATCCTTTCATCAAGGTTCTCCATTGATTCTCTCTTCACTGTGATGACAAAGTTTTCAAATTTGAAGGCCTTATCATTGGTTTCATTAGGTCTGTGGGGTCCATTACCTTCCAAGATCAACAGGTTCTGGTCACTGGAGGTTCTCAACATTAGTTCAAACTTCATTTATGGTGAAATTCCACCATCAATATCAACATTGAAGAGCCTCAAGAGTCTTGTTTTGGCTGATAATCTCTTCAATGGAACTGTCCCAGATTTCAGAAAGCTAACTTTTCTTCAAGAGCTTAACTTGAGTGGCAACAAGCTTGGTCCTTATTTTCCTTCACTATTAGGCCAGAACCTTGTGAGTCTTATCTTGAGGAACAATTCTCTCAGATCTCAAATTCCTCTTCAACTCATAAAATTTGATAAGCTTCAGACACTTGACATCTCTTCCAATGAAATCTTTGGAAAGATtccatcttttcttttctctttgcGTTCTCTCCAGTACCTAAACTTGGCTGCAAACCAATTAAGTGGTAACCTTTCGGCAAAAACAGCATGTGGTTCTGCACTGACATTTGTGGATATCTCACACAATCTTCTAGTTGGAAAGTTGCCATCATGCATTGGTTCAATGATTTCAAAGGGCAAGCTGCTATACTCTGGGAATTGTTTTTCAACAAGAAGGTTGAATGACCAGCAGCATCCATATTCATTTTGCAAGAAAGAGGTTGCCTTAGCCGTTAAGCCACCGGAGAAAACAAAGAAGGAGAATGAATCCAGAGTGAAACTAAGTCTATTACTTGGTATAATTGGAGGTGCTGTGGGAATTGCAGCAATTCTGGTTCTACTCACTGTGTTCATTGTGAGGAAATCCAACCAAGAAAGATCATATCGTCACCGGGACAGATCCGTTGCTGATAAATTTTATGCCGGAGCATCTCCCAGACCAAACACTGATACAA GACGTGTTCCTCAGACGATGAGGCTATCTGCGGTTGGAATGCCACCATACTGTAATTTCACATCAGAAGAAATTGAAGATGCAACAAACAACTTTGACTCAACAAATCTAATAGGAGAAGGAACACAGGGCCAG CTATATAGAGGTTGGCTCAGAGATGGTGCAGTGGCCCTGGTTAACTGTGTAAAAATAAAGCAGAAGGGTTTGCCCCACACCATTAACCagaacttagaggttttgcctAATTTGAGGCACAGGCATTTGATGAGTGTTCTAGGACACTGTGTCATTACTCATCAGGAAAATCCTCAACCAACAAGCACAGTCTTCATTGTCTTTGAACACATATCAAATGTGTCACTTAGGGATCAACTTACAG ATTGGAGAAAGAGAGATATGCTGAAATGGCCACAAAGAATGGCAATCAGCATAGGCATTGCAAGAGGGGTGCAGTTCTTGCACACAGGAGTTGCTCCTGGCATTTTCGGCAACAATTTGAAGATTGAGAACATTCTATTGGATGATAGCCTCAATGCAAAAGTTAGTAGATACAGCATTCCATTGCCATCCAAG AACACTGACCAAAATGCCCCCAATCAGATTGGCAG CacaaataatgcagaaaaggaaGATATCTATCAGTTGGGTGTTATTCTTCTTGAAATTATCACTGGCAAACAAATTAAATCTTCCAGTGAAATAGAGGAGCTGAAGGATGAG CTGGAGAAAGGGTCATCAGAAGCACAGTCAGTACTAAGGAGTGCAGTTGATCCTTGCCTGAGGGGAACTTATGCATATGAATCAATGAGGACTGCAGTTCAGATCACCATCAATTGTCTCTCCAAGGCTGCTAGTAAGCGCCCTTCAATCGAGGATGTTCTGTGGAACTTGCAGTACTCGATGCAAGTTCAAGAGTCCTGGACCAGCAGTGGAAATCTCAGCACAAAGTTCTGA